CGTCGCCGTCGACGTCCTCGACGAGGTCGTCGCCGTCGAGGTCGCCCGCGGGTCCGGACGGCTCGTCCGCCGACTCCTCGCCGGTCGAATCGCCGTCGGCCGAAGGTGAGTCGGCCGACGCACCGTCGGGCGCGAGCAAGTCCTTGACCGTGTCGCCCATGTACTGATCGCCGGTCAACAGGGTCCACTCGGCCGGCCGCTCCGAGACGAGTTCCGGGACCTCCTGGTCGGGGTCGTAGGGGTTGGTGAATCCCTCGCCTTCGAAGTCGCGCTCGAACATGCGCGGCGCCCAGATCGGGTCGAAGTTCCGGGCCGTCGAGTGGACGGGCCGGGTGGAGAGCCACTCGGCGACGTGCTTGCCGTAGTCGGGGTCGTGCTCCGCCCAGTTGGCCTCGCGAGCGCCCTCCATGGTGATCGCGCCGCCGACGGCCACGGAGGCGTCCGGATCGAATCCCCAGGAGGTCAGGACGACGGGGGCGACGTCGTAGGCGGGCGTCTGGTCGTCGTAGGACACGTCGCCGTCGTAGTTGACCGGGACGAGGAAGTCGTCGTAGTCCTCGGGCGTGGTCGGTCCGTGAGCCGGGTAGAGTTGCAGCGTGTACCCGATGTTCTCGCCGTCGAACTCCTCGATGACCGCGCCGAAGGTCGCCTGCGAGTACCGCGGTGATCCCATCAGCGTCAGGTTGTCAGCGTGGTTCCGGATGGCGTCGACCCACGGCTGGGCCGCGTCCAGCCACTCGTTCCACCAGTCGACCAGCGCCTGGCCGCTGACTCCGTAGTTAGAGTTGCCGTGCGGCGTGTGAAACGGCTCGAAGACGACGTGGTCGCGGTCCGCGTACCGCTCGGCGACGACGTCCCAGAACAGCTGGACCTCCTCGCTCAGCGTCTCGTCCGTCCACGCCCGGTTCGTGTCGCGGTGGTAGCTGACGAGCGCGTACGCGCCCTCCTCGGCGCACTTCCGGACCGTCGGGTCGAGGTAGGCCCGGACCTGGGCCTCGTCGAAGGCGACCGGCTCCGGGTTCCCGTCCGACTCGTGTTCAGCGATGTCGAAGGCCTTGACGGGCAGTCGGATCACGTTCGCGTGCCAGCCCCGCTCGGCGTCGGTCGCCAAGTCGATCACCTGCTCCGTGTTCTCGCCCCGGGCCTGCGCGGTCACGTCGATCCGCTTCGGGTCCGCGATTGCGACCCCGTGCAGTTCCACCTTCTGGCCGTCGGGATCGACGATCTCGTTCCCGTCCCGCTCGAGGCCGCGGCGGCGATTCCCCGTCGTGGTCTGCGGCGGCGCTGCCCGCCGCGCCGGCACCCAGTCCCACCGCGAGCGCGCCCGCGCCGGCGGCCGTCCGCATGAAGTGCCGCCGAGACGCAGTGGCTCGCTCCCGGGTTCGCATCCGATCCGTATCGCCAGTCCGTTCGATGTCGTCTGCCATGGTATCGATCTCCCTCCCTTGATCCCCAGTCCGTCCCTGGAAGGTTACCAGAACAATCCACTCCAGTACTAAATAACTAGTTGCGATTCGGAAACATATCTCCCGTTCCGATTCAGGTCAGTGACTGATACCGCCGAAGAAGCGGGTATCAGTCCGTTTTCCGGGACCGACGGCAGGAGGACGATCACATATTATTTTTTATACGTGTGGCTCGCAACGATCGAGGGGTGTATCGGCTTCCGGCCGGTCAGTGCTCGACAGACGCGGATCGTCCGGGCCGGGTCCCGTCGGTCCGGGCGATCTCGAGCACCGTCATCAGGTCCGTCCGGGAGACGAGGCCGGCGAGTCGGCCGTCGGTGTCGGTCACGAGCACCCGACCGACCCCCTCGCGCTGGAGCGCCGACAGCGCCTCGGTCGCCTCGGCGTCGCGGGGGACCGTGACGAGGTCCGTCGACATCACGTCCGCGACTGCGGCCCCGTCGCGGGCTCCTGGGGACCGCTCCTGGACGTCCTCCAGCGTGACGACGCCCGCCAGTTCGCTGCCCGCGAGCACGGGGTAGCCGGTGTGGCGCTCGCGGAGCATCCGGTCCAGCAGCTCGTCTAGCGGGGTCTCCGGCGCGACCGTGTCCAGCTCCGCGGCGGGCGTCATGATCTCGCCGACGGTCAGCCCCTCAAAGGCCGCCTCAACGAGGACCTGCCGGGTCTCGCCGGAGGCGGCGATGAAGATGAAGAAGGCGATCAGGACCCAGAAGAGGTTGAAGGCGAGGACGCCCGCCAGACCGAGCAGCACGGCGAAGCCCTTCCCGACGGCGGCGGCGATCTGCGTCGCCTCCAGCCGCGAGCGGTTGCGCGACAGCAGCGCCCGCAGCACGCGGCCCCCGTCCATCGGGAACCCCGGCAGCATGTTGAACGCGGCCAGCGCCACGTTCAGAATCGCCAGGTAGCCGAAGACGAACAGCGCGGCGGGCGCGGTGGGCGGCAGCGCGACGACGGCCGCGTAGCCCGCCAGCCCGAGGGCCACGCTGACGGCCGGCCCGGCGACGGCGATGACCAGTTCGTGCCGCCAGTCGTCGGGCATCTCGGCGAACTGCGCGAGGCCGCCGAGGAACCACAGCGTGATCGACTCGATCGCCAGGCCGTACCGCCGCGCCACCAGCGAGTGGCCCAGTTCGTGTAGCAGGACGCTGACGAACAGGCCGAGGGCGGCGGCCGTCCCGAGTAGCCACGGTTGAGCCCCGCCGGTCAGCGCTGCGGCGTCGATACCCGCGTCGAAGAGCCCGTTGAGCAGCTCCGCCGTCGGTCCCACCTGCGCGCCGATGAGGTAGGCCAGCACCGGCAACACGAGCAGGAACGACGCGCCGAGCTTGATCGGGATGCCGAACAGCGATCCGATGCGGACACTGGCCATGTTCGGGTATAGGGGCCCGAGCCCTATACGGACTGTTGTATAGTAGAAATTGAAACTATTTACACATCGAGGGGCACCCGGGGTGCCCCTCGAGTGTGTCAGTGCGTTCGATTTCTACTATAGCTCAGCACCGGTACGACAGCCTGTCCTCGGCGGACGAACCGGAAGACGGCGACGACAGTCCGTATCAGCCACCGCCTCGCGTCCGAAGGCGATACTGGTCCGCTCCCGGCCGTAACTGTCGGGTCGGGAACAGCTCTTTCCCGCTGGCGACCGAACCCTCGCGCGTGTACGACCGCGTGCTCTACCCGACCGACGGCAGCGACGGCGCGGAGGTCGCCACGGCCCACGCAATCGAGGTCGCCCGCAGGTTCGAGGCCCCGCTGCACGTCCTGTACGTCGTCGACGTCTCGGCCGCCCAGTCGACCGACGCCTATGACAGGGTGCCGCTGGACGCGACCGTCGAGGCCCTGGAGGGCGCCGGCGAGGAGATCGTCGACCGCGTCCGCGAGCGGGCCGCCGAGGCCGGCCTCGCGGTCGACGCCTCCGTCGTCGAGGGGATGCCCGCCAGCGCTATCGTCGGGTTCGCCGAGGCCGACGACGTCATCGTGATGGGGACCCACGGCCGCACCGGCCTCGACCGGTACCTCATCGGCAGCACGACCGAGAAGGTCGTCCGGACGGCCGACGTGCCGGTGGTGACCGTCCCGATGACGGAGACGCAGGCGCCCGACGACGCCCCCGGTGTGGGGGACGGGGACGCGGTCTGAGACGGGCGGCGACGGGAGCGCGGTGCGGTCCGGCGTTCCACGTGAGCCGCCGACCGCCGCGACCCGGCGTCTGACGATCGTCTGACGCCGATCGATCAGTCCGGCCGCCGTCACCCGATTTTCACTTCCGGGCCGGCAGGCAGACATATATACTCGTCAGTCTCCTGTGGTCGACCATGATCGAGACGCTGCGGCGGACCGTCACTGGCTGTTACCCGTTCAGGTCGGGGCAGTTCCGCGAGTGCCGGCGGTGCGGGACGACCGTCGACGACGACCGGGACTGTCCGGCCTGCGGGTCGTCGGACATCGTGCAGTACGACCTCTGAACGGTCCTCGTGCCACAGTCAGCGCGTCCGAACGCCCGGCAGCGGCGAGTCCGGAGCCCTACGAGAACGACGGGAGGACCTCCTCCTCGTAGAGGTCGAACAGCGCCGCCTGATCGTCGCCGATCTGGTGGACGTAGACGTGGTCGTACCCCGCGTCGACGGCCTCCTGGATGCTGTCGATGTGCTGTTGAGCGTCCGGGCCGGTCATCGTCGACCCCTCGGCGATGTCCTCCTCGTCGACCATCTCCACCGCCTGCTCGAAGTGCGCGGGCGACGGTAGCTCGGCGCTGAGTTCCCCCGGCAGGCTCGTGTTGGGCCACTGCTCGTGGACGGTCGAGATCGCCTCGTCCTCGCTGTCGGCGACGCAGGCCGACAGCTGGCAGAGCCGCGGCCCCTCGCCCCCGTTGTCCTCCCACGTCTCGACGGTGTCCTGCGGCCCGACCGACCAGAAGCCGTCGCCGAAGTCGGCCGCGGCCGTCGCCGCCTTCGCCCCGTAGGCCGACACGCAGATGGGCGGCTCCTCCTCGGGGAGCGTGAACAGCTTCGCGTTCTCGACGGTGTAGTGTTTCCCGTGGTGGGAGACGTTCTCCCCGCTCCAGAGCTTTCGGATCACCTCGACCGCCTCCTCGAGCATCTCCAGGCGGACCTCGTGCTCGGGCCA
This genomic interval from Halomicrobium urmianum contains the following:
- a CDS encoding glycoside hydrolase family 5 protein, with product MPARRAAPPQTTTGNRRRGLERDGNEIVDPDGQKVELHGVAIADPKRIDVTAQARGENTEQVIDLATDAERGWHANVIRLPVKAFDIAEHESDGNPEPVAFDEAQVRAYLDPTVRKCAEEGAYALVSYHRDTNRAWTDETLSEEVQLFWDVVAERYADRDHVVFEPFHTPHGNSNYGVSGQALVDWWNEWLDAAQPWVDAIRNHADNLTLMGSPRYSQATFGAVIEEFDGENIGYTLQLYPAHGPTTPEDYDDFLVPVNYDGDVSYDDQTPAYDVAPVVLTSWGFDPDASVAVGGAITMEGAREANWAEHDPDYGKHVAEWLSTRPVHSTARNFDPIWAPRMFERDFEGEGFTNPYDPDQEVPELVSERPAEWTLLTGDQYMGDTVKDLLAPDGASADSPSADGDSTGEESADEPSGPAGDLDGDDLVEDVDGDGDHDIDDMRAFADRYESDEIRSNASQHDYNGDGTVDEYDILEFYHDLFRST
- a CDS encoding CBS domain-containing protein, which produces MASVRIGSLFGIPIKLGASFLLVLPVLAYLIGAQVGPTAELLNGLFDAGIDAAALTGGAQPWLLGTAAALGLFVSVLLHELGHSLVARRYGLAIESITLWFLGGLAQFAEMPDDWRHELVIAVAGPAVSVALGLAGYAAVVALPPTAPAALFVFGYLAILNVALAAFNMLPGFPMDGGRVLRALLSRNRSRLEATQIAAAVGKGFAVLLGLAGVLAFNLFWVLIAFFIFIAASGETRQVLVEAAFEGLTVGEIMTPAAELDTVAPETPLDELLDRMLRERHTGYPVLAGSELAGVVTLEDVQERSPGARDGAAVADVMSTDLVTVPRDAEATEALSALQREGVGRVLVTDTDGRLAGLVSRTDLMTVLEIARTDGTRPGRSASVEH
- a CDS encoding TIGR03557 family F420-dependent LLM class oxidoreductase; this encodes MPQIGYTLSSEEHSPNDLVEHAARAEEVGFDFVSASDHFHPWVSAQGNAPFVWSTLGGVAAATDDVDVGVGVSAPIIRIHPAIYAQAAATAAAMFDGRTFFAGVGTGENLNEHVLGDHWPEHEVRLEMLEEAVEVIRKLWSGENVSHHGKHYTVENAKLFTLPEEEPPICVSAYGAKAATAAADFGDGFWSVGPQDTVETWEDNGGEGPRLCQLSACVADSEDEAISTVHEQWPNTSLPGELSAELPSPAHFEQAVEMVDEEDIAEGSTMTGPDAQQHIDSIQEAVDAGYDHVYVHQIGDDQAALFDLYEEEVLPSFS
- a CDS encoding universal stress protein is translated as MYDRVLYPTDGSDGAEVATAHAIEVARRFEAPLHVLYVVDVSAAQSTDAYDRVPLDATVEALEGAGEEIVDRVRERAAEAGLAVDASVVEGMPASAIVGFAEADDVIVMGTHGRTGLDRYLIGSTTEKVVRTADVPVVTVPMTETQAPDDAPGVGDGDAV